From the Lathyrus oleraceus cultivar Zhongwan6 chromosome 4, CAAS_Psat_ZW6_1.0, whole genome shotgun sequence genome, one window contains:
- the LOC127136366 gene encoding uncharacterized protein LOC127136366, producing the protein METILEILEAQRPPASIAANVTHVDGVINPTVVAGTTVKTPMETVACCCLPVGDAPTICCSSHQLGAFFPHPALSAPTAAGNIGFPWGVPTFQTPLVDAANPEANQGQVPDDTPDTKDDYRGPRLHFQIPAQTAQAASASQFPTAPFGYPGVTSMPMLTYAPTNPALQHVETREPQAPNAQTGGQYPQTAHAAQTVPPGFSYPPQMWFTPNMPTQIAPETSRPASQVAPPTADPAKPADYQLLDDRIRAIEGFSVFGINARDLCLVPNVVLPQKFKDSLSGASLDWYMGLERTKIRSWRDLSEAFLKQYKYNLDMAPTRIQLQNPSQRSNETFKEYAQRWYEMASRVRPTLSDNELVDIFIGTLQGLYYEKMIDIFSTNFANMVNIEERVENGLKSGKITDTTAPQTINKRPHGGFTKKNEGEANAVTASAHPRYQFPMTPMLYYPYPYVTAAQHQQPPFQYQPQKGNQQPTPAQKNPNQQYNRDNKGQNHGQNNRGNFGNRPQFDKIPVPYAELVPYLIHVGAIVPRDLPTTSPPFNRSHNPNATCAFHAGHIGHSTEDCWALKKRIQELIDQEILSFSKEKTNMKTNPLPNHGGATINIMIEEENAEFILRAEEVKTLMSVVLQRLEQFGLLEGVHDDYAVCEFDPDNCDKLRGCVQELMDQGLVQFSKSRAAEEVAVIEPITIVYRKKKVEAPPKRIQPIHFRVPTPFPY; encoded by the exons ATGGAGACCATTTTGGAAATTCTCGAAGCTCAGAGGCCGCCTGCCTCTATTGCTGCCAATGTCACCCATGTTGATGGGGTGATCAATCCTACTGTTGTTGCTGGCACTACCGTCAAAACTCCGATGGAGACTGTG GCTTGCTGTTGCCTACCCGTGGGGGATGCCCCCACAATTTGCTGCTCATCTCACCAATTGGGGGCTTTCTTCCCTCACCCGGCTCTCTCTGCTCCTACTGCTGCTGGAAACATTGGTTTCCCGTGGGGTGTCCCCACTTTCCAAACTCCTCTGGTCGATGCTGCTAATCCAGAGGCCAACCAAGGTCAGGTTCCCGACGACACCCCTGACACTAAGGATGACTACCGAGGCCCGCGCCTCCATTTTCAGATCCCCGCTCAGACTGCTCAAGCTGCGAGCGCAAGTCAATTCCCGACCGCTCCATTTGGTTATCCTGGGGTAACCTCCATGCCCATGCTGACGTACGCACCTACCAATCCTGCACTCCAGCATGTGGAGACAAGGGAACCTCAGGCTCCCAATGCTCAGACAGGAGGACAATATCCTCAAACGGCTCATGCTGCCCAAACTGTGCCGCCGGGTTTCTCTTACCCGCCTCAAATGTGGTTTACCCCAAATATGCCCACGCAGATTGCTCCAGAAACTTCCCGACCGGCCAGTCAGGTCGCTCCTCCCACTGCTGATCCGGCTAAACCTGCGGATTATCAACTCTTGGATGACAGAATAAGGGCCATCGAGGGTTTCTCCGTCTTTGGCATAAACGCTCGAGATCTCTGCTTGGTCCCGAATGTGGTACTCCCGCAGAAATTCAAG gatagtctgtCTGGGGCTTCCCTGGattggtacatgggtttggagcGCACAAAGATCCGGTCATGGAGGGATCTATCTGAGGCATTCTTGAAACAATATAAGTACAACCTTGACATGGCTCCGACAAGGATTCAATTACAGAATCCATCACAAAGGTCTAatgaaaccttcaaggagtatgctcaacGTTGGTACGAAATGGCGTCTAGGGTCCGACCAACACTATCTGACAACGAATTGGTAGATATCTTCATAGGTACACTGCAAGGGTTGTATTATGAGAAGATGATCGACATTTTTTCAACAAACTTTGCTAATATGGTAAACATTGAGGAGCGTGTAGAGAATGGGCTGAAATCGGGGAAAATCACAGACACGACCGCACCACAGACAATAAACAAGAGGCCGCATGGGGGCTTCACAAAGAAGAATGAGGGGGAAGCCAACGCTGTGACGGCGAGTGCTCACCCCCGATATCAATTTCCGATGACCCCTATGTTGTATTATCCGTATCCATACGTCACCGCAGCTCAACATCAACAACCTCCATTCCAGTACCAACCGCAGAAAGGTAATCAACAACCAACACCCGCTCAGAAAAACCCAAACCAACAATATAATCGTGACAACAAAGGACAAAATCATGGTCAGAACAATAGAGGAAATTTTGGTAATCGTCCCCAATTTGATAAGATCCCAGTACCATATGCAGAATTGGTGCCGTATTTGATCCACGTGGGGGCTATCGTACCAAGAGATCTCCCAACAACCTCTCCTCCCTTTAATCGTAGTCACAATCCTAATGCCACATGCGCTTTCCATGCAGGGCATATAGGACATTCCACCGAGGACTGTTGGGCTCTCAAAAAGAGGATCCAAGAGTTAATTGATCAAGAGATCCTGTCTTTCTCCAAGGAAAAAACCAACATGAAGACTAACCCCTTGCCAAATCACGGTGGCGCAACAATCAACATTATGATCGAAGAAGAAAATGCCGAATTTATACTAAGGGCTGAAGAAGTAAAGACTCTGATGTCTGTTGTATTACAGAGGCTTGAACAATTTGGGTTGTTAGAAGGTGTACATGATGATTACGCAGTATGCGAGTTTGATCCGGATAATTGCGACAAACTGAGGGGTTGTGTGCAAGAACTAATGGATCAAGGTTTAGTACAGTTCTCCAAGTCTAGAGCAGCAGAAGAGGTGGCCGTAATTGAACCAATAACAATTGTGTACAGAAAGAAGAAGGTTGAAGCTCCTCCCAAGAGGATTCAACCGATTCATTTCCGTGTTCCCACTCCATTCCCGTATTAG